The Struthio camelus isolate bStrCam1 chromosome 5, bStrCam1.hap1, whole genome shotgun sequence genome has a segment encoding these proteins:
- the PAX9 gene encoding paired box protein Pax-9 isoform X2, whose amino-acid sequence MEPAFGEVNQLGGVFVNGRPLPNAIRLRIVELAQLGIRPCDISRQLRVSHGCVSKILARYNETGSILPGAIGGSKPRVTTPTVVKHIRTYKQRDPGIFAWEIRDRLLADGVCDKYNVPSVSSISRILRNKIGNLSQQSHYESYKQHQPPPQPALPYNHIYSYPSPIAAAGAKVPTPPGVPAIPSAMAMPRTWPSSHSVTDILGIRSITDQASDTSSYPSPKVEEWSSLGRNSFPPAAQHAVNGLEKSSLEQEAKYSQVIWMAPHSNPICETCLLLATCFHGQNTVPCPPTHMASGHSTRMKLIKKVREAPSGLPAVGSFVSAPAMSPYATPAQVSPYMTYSAAPSGYMASHGWQHAGGNPLSPHNCDIPASLAFKGMQAAREGSHSVTASAL is encoded by the exons ATGG AACCTGCCTTCGGGGAAGTGAACCAGCTCGGGGGGGTGTTTGTCAACGGGAGACCCCTGCCCAATGCCATCAGGCTCCGGATTGTGGAACTGGCGCAACTGGGTATCAGACCGTGTGACATCAGCCGGCAACTGCGCGTTTCCCACGGCTGTGTCAGCAAAATCCTGGCTCGCTACAACGAGACCGGCTCCATCCTACCAGGGGCTATCGGAGGCAGCAAGCCTCGGGTCACCACCCCCACGGTGGTAAAACATATCCGGACCTACAAACAAAGGGACCCGGGCATCTTCGCCTGGGAGATCCGGGATCGCCTGCTGGCTGACGGAGTGTGTGACAAGTACAACGTGCCGTCGGTCAGCTCCATCAGCCGCATCCTCCGGAACAAAATTGGGAACCTGTCTCAGCAGAGTCACTACGAATCGTACAAGCAGCACCAGCCGCCCCCACAGCCGGCTCTGCCCTACAACCACATCTACTCCTACCCCAGCCCCATCGCTGCTGCAGGAGCCAAGGTGCCCACGCCGCCCGGGGTGCCCGCCATCCCCAGCGCCATGGCCATGCCCCGCACCTGGCCGTCCTCCCACTCGGTGACGGACATCCTGGGGATCCGCTCCATCACGGACCAAG CGAGTGACACGTCGTCTTACCCCAGTCCCAAGGTGGAGGAATGGAGCAGCCTGGGCCGAAACAGCTTCCCCCCCGCGGCCCAGCACGCCGTGAACGGGCTGGAGAAGAGCTCCCTGGAGCAGGAGGCCAAGTACAGCCAG GTGATCTGGATGGCACCCCATTCGAACCCCATTTGTGAGACCTGCCTCTTACTGGCCACCTGCTTCCACGGCCAAAACACAGTGCCCTGTCCACCAACCCACATGGCTTCAGGGCACTCCACCCGGATGAAACTAATAAAGAAAGTCAGAGAG gCACCCAGTGGTCTCCCTGCTGTCGGCAGTTTTGTTTCAGCACCAGCCATGTCTCCTTATGCTACACCAGCCCAAGTGTCGCCGTATATGACATACAGCGCTGCCCCTTCTGGCTATATGGCAAGCCATGGCTGGCAACACGCCGGAGGCAACCCACTCTCACCCCACAACTGCGATATCCCCGCGTCGCTGGCTTTCAAGGGCAtgcaggcagccagggaaggCAGCCACTCGGTCACAGCCTCGGCGCTCTGA
- the PAX9 gene encoding paired box protein Pax-9 isoform X1: MEPAFGEVNQLGGVFVNGRPLPNAIRLRIVELAQLGIRPCDISRQLRVSHGCVSKILARYNETGSILPGAIGGSKPRVTTPTVVKHIRTYKQRDPGIFAWEIRDRLLADGVCDKYNVPSVSSISRILRNKIGNLSQQSHYESYKQHQPPPQPALPYNHIYSYPSPIAAAGAKVPTPPGVPAIPSAMAMPRTWPSSHSVTDILGIRSITDQAASDTSSYPSPKVEEWSSLGRNSFPPAAQHAVNGLEKSSLEQEAKYSQVIWMAPHSNPICETCLLLATCFHGQNTVPCPPTHMASGHSTRMKLIKKVREAPSGLPAVGSFVSAPAMSPYATPAQVSPYMTYSAAPSGYMASHGWQHAGGNPLSPHNCDIPASLAFKGMQAAREGSHSVTASAL, encoded by the exons ATGG AACCTGCCTTCGGGGAAGTGAACCAGCTCGGGGGGGTGTTTGTCAACGGGAGACCCCTGCCCAATGCCATCAGGCTCCGGATTGTGGAACTGGCGCAACTGGGTATCAGACCGTGTGACATCAGCCGGCAACTGCGCGTTTCCCACGGCTGTGTCAGCAAAATCCTGGCTCGCTACAACGAGACCGGCTCCATCCTACCAGGGGCTATCGGAGGCAGCAAGCCTCGGGTCACCACCCCCACGGTGGTAAAACATATCCGGACCTACAAACAAAGGGACCCGGGCATCTTCGCCTGGGAGATCCGGGATCGCCTGCTGGCTGACGGAGTGTGTGACAAGTACAACGTGCCGTCGGTCAGCTCCATCAGCCGCATCCTCCGGAACAAAATTGGGAACCTGTCTCAGCAGAGTCACTACGAATCGTACAAGCAGCACCAGCCGCCCCCACAGCCGGCTCTGCCCTACAACCACATCTACTCCTACCCCAGCCCCATCGCTGCTGCAGGAGCCAAGGTGCCCACGCCGCCCGGGGTGCCCGCCATCCCCAGCGCCATGGCCATGCCCCGCACCTGGCCGTCCTCCCACTCGGTGACGGACATCCTGGGGATCCGCTCCATCACGGACCAAG CAGCGAGTGACACGTCGTCTTACCCCAGTCCCAAGGTGGAGGAATGGAGCAGCCTGGGCCGAAACAGCTTCCCCCCCGCGGCCCAGCACGCCGTGAACGGGCTGGAGAAGAGCTCCCTGGAGCAGGAGGCCAAGTACAGCCAG GTGATCTGGATGGCACCCCATTCGAACCCCATTTGTGAGACCTGCCTCTTACTGGCCACCTGCTTCCACGGCCAAAACACAGTGCCCTGTCCACCAACCCACATGGCTTCAGGGCACTCCACCCGGATGAAACTAATAAAGAAAGTCAGAGAG gCACCCAGTGGTCTCCCTGCTGTCGGCAGTTTTGTTTCAGCACCAGCCATGTCTCCTTATGCTACACCAGCCCAAGTGTCGCCGTATATGACATACAGCGCTGCCCCTTCTGGCTATATGGCAAGCCATGGCTGGCAACACGCCGGAGGCAACCCACTCTCACCCCACAACTGCGATATCCCCGCGTCGCTGGCTTTCAAGGGCAtgcaggcagccagggaaggCAGCCACTCGGTCACAGCCTCGGCGCTCTGA
- the PAX9 gene encoding paired box protein Pax-9 isoform X4 codes for MEPAFGEVNQLGGVFVNGRPLPNAIRLRIVELAQLGIRPCDISRQLRVSHGCVSKILARYNETGSILPGAIGGSKPRVTTPTVVKHIRTYKQRDPGIFAWEIRDRLLADGVCDKYNVPSVSSISRILRNKIGNLSQQSHYESYKQHQPPPQPALPYNHIYSYPSPIAAAGAKVPTPPGVPAIPSAMAMPRTWPSSHSVTDILGIRSITDQASDTSSYPSPKVEEWSSLGRNSFPPAAQHAVNGLEKSSLEQEAKYSQAPSGLPAVGSFVSAPAMSPYATPAQVSPYMTYSAAPSGYMASHGWQHAGGNPLSPHNCDIPASLAFKGMQAAREGSHSVTASAL; via the exons ATGG AACCTGCCTTCGGGGAAGTGAACCAGCTCGGGGGGGTGTTTGTCAACGGGAGACCCCTGCCCAATGCCATCAGGCTCCGGATTGTGGAACTGGCGCAACTGGGTATCAGACCGTGTGACATCAGCCGGCAACTGCGCGTTTCCCACGGCTGTGTCAGCAAAATCCTGGCTCGCTACAACGAGACCGGCTCCATCCTACCAGGGGCTATCGGAGGCAGCAAGCCTCGGGTCACCACCCCCACGGTGGTAAAACATATCCGGACCTACAAACAAAGGGACCCGGGCATCTTCGCCTGGGAGATCCGGGATCGCCTGCTGGCTGACGGAGTGTGTGACAAGTACAACGTGCCGTCGGTCAGCTCCATCAGCCGCATCCTCCGGAACAAAATTGGGAACCTGTCTCAGCAGAGTCACTACGAATCGTACAAGCAGCACCAGCCGCCCCCACAGCCGGCTCTGCCCTACAACCACATCTACTCCTACCCCAGCCCCATCGCTGCTGCAGGAGCCAAGGTGCCCACGCCGCCCGGGGTGCCCGCCATCCCCAGCGCCATGGCCATGCCCCGCACCTGGCCGTCCTCCCACTCGGTGACGGACATCCTGGGGATCCGCTCCATCACGGACCAAG CGAGTGACACGTCGTCTTACCCCAGTCCCAAGGTGGAGGAATGGAGCAGCCTGGGCCGAAACAGCTTCCCCCCCGCGGCCCAGCACGCCGTGAACGGGCTGGAGAAGAGCTCCCTGGAGCAGGAGGCCAAGTACAGCCAG gCACCCAGTGGTCTCCCTGCTGTCGGCAGTTTTGTTTCAGCACCAGCCATGTCTCCTTATGCTACACCAGCCCAAGTGTCGCCGTATATGACATACAGCGCTGCCCCTTCTGGCTATATGGCAAGCCATGGCTGGCAACACGCCGGAGGCAACCCACTCTCACCCCACAACTGCGATATCCCCGCGTCGCTGGCTTTCAAGGGCAtgcaggcagccagggaaggCAGCCACTCGGTCACAGCCTCGGCGCTCTGA
- the PAX9 gene encoding paired box protein Pax-9 isoform X3 — protein sequence MEPAFGEVNQLGGVFVNGRPLPNAIRLRIVELAQLGIRPCDISRQLRVSHGCVSKILARYNETGSILPGAIGGSKPRVTTPTVVKHIRTYKQRDPGIFAWEIRDRLLADGVCDKYNVPSVSSISRILRNKIGNLSQQSHYESYKQHQPPPQPALPYNHIYSYPSPIAAAGAKVPTPPGVPAIPSAMAMPRTWPSSHSVTDILGIRSITDQAASDTSSYPSPKVEEWSSLGRNSFPPAAQHAVNGLEKSSLEQEAKYSQAPSGLPAVGSFVSAPAMSPYATPAQVSPYMTYSAAPSGYMASHGWQHAGGNPLSPHNCDIPASLAFKGMQAAREGSHSVTASAL from the exons ATGG AACCTGCCTTCGGGGAAGTGAACCAGCTCGGGGGGGTGTTTGTCAACGGGAGACCCCTGCCCAATGCCATCAGGCTCCGGATTGTGGAACTGGCGCAACTGGGTATCAGACCGTGTGACATCAGCCGGCAACTGCGCGTTTCCCACGGCTGTGTCAGCAAAATCCTGGCTCGCTACAACGAGACCGGCTCCATCCTACCAGGGGCTATCGGAGGCAGCAAGCCTCGGGTCACCACCCCCACGGTGGTAAAACATATCCGGACCTACAAACAAAGGGACCCGGGCATCTTCGCCTGGGAGATCCGGGATCGCCTGCTGGCTGACGGAGTGTGTGACAAGTACAACGTGCCGTCGGTCAGCTCCATCAGCCGCATCCTCCGGAACAAAATTGGGAACCTGTCTCAGCAGAGTCACTACGAATCGTACAAGCAGCACCAGCCGCCCCCACAGCCGGCTCTGCCCTACAACCACATCTACTCCTACCCCAGCCCCATCGCTGCTGCAGGAGCCAAGGTGCCCACGCCGCCCGGGGTGCCCGCCATCCCCAGCGCCATGGCCATGCCCCGCACCTGGCCGTCCTCCCACTCGGTGACGGACATCCTGGGGATCCGCTCCATCACGGACCAAG CAGCGAGTGACACGTCGTCTTACCCCAGTCCCAAGGTGGAGGAATGGAGCAGCCTGGGCCGAAACAGCTTCCCCCCCGCGGCCCAGCACGCCGTGAACGGGCTGGAGAAGAGCTCCCTGGAGCAGGAGGCCAAGTACAGCCAG gCACCCAGTGGTCTCCCTGCTGTCGGCAGTTTTGTTTCAGCACCAGCCATGTCTCCTTATGCTACACCAGCCCAAGTGTCGCCGTATATGACATACAGCGCTGCCCCTTCTGGCTATATGGCAAGCCATGGCTGGCAACACGCCGGAGGCAACCCACTCTCACCCCACAACTGCGATATCCCCGCGTCGCTGGCTTTCAAGGGCAtgcaggcagccagggaaggCAGCCACTCGGTCACAGCCTCGGCGCTCTGA